A stretch of DNA from Granulicella pectinivorans:
AGGTGATGCAAACCCTGCTCGCCGGTCGATCCGATATACATCGCCGGACGCAGCCGAACCGCAGCCAGGCCTTCCAGAACCGTAATGTTTTCGGCGGAGTAACCGCCACCCTGCTTGGGGGCCTCGGGAACGATAGGGGTGTTCGGATCTTCAGGGAATTCGGAAGCGACGGGCGACGATGCCATAGATCTCCAGTTCTTGATAGCCGCCAAAGCTCAGAAAAAGAGTCTTCGGCGGGGGCGAAAATTAGATCGGTCCCAAGCCTGCCAAACTGCGCTAAAACCAGCGGTTTACGCGGCTTTGAGATACCCTAATTATACCCGGATCAGACCCGCGCGTACACGCCGCACAGAGCCGCTTCTGGCCCTCGGAACCAAGGTCTGCTACACTGAAAGACGTTGTAGAGCCACGTCGTGTACGTGCTTTGCATCAATCGCGTCTTTTCGTCAGGAACACCATGCCAAAGTTGAAGACACACAGTGGCGCGGCCAAGCGCTTCAAGAAGACTGCCAGCGGCAAGTTCAAGCGCGGCCAGTCCAAGATGCGCCATATCCTCACCTCGAAGGCCACCAAGACCAAGCGCAAGCTCGGCGGCGGAGCCCTCATCTCGGTGGCGGATAACCCAAAGGTCGCCCGGATGCTCCCCTACGCGTAAAGCGATGGGCATCCAATAGAGTTTTTCAGATCGAGCCGCTCCGAAAGGAGCAAAGGGCCGGAAATTGCGAACAAGGCCCCTGGGTGAGCCAAAGCGAAGCCCACCGAGATCTGGATCTGCACAGCGCGTGAAGAGGCCACCCTTACCTCCAGCCGCTCAACGAACTACGCAAAAGGAGACGTGTCATGCCCCGTGTCAAACGGAGTACAAAGCGCAGCGATCGCCGTAAAAAGATCCTCAAGCGCGCCAGTGGTTACTTCCTCACGAAATCCAAGCTCTACCAGGCCGCTCAGGAAGCCGTCGAGCGCGGACTCAAGTTCGCCTACACCGGACGTAAGCAGAAGAAGCGCCAGTACCGCGCTCTCTGGATCGTCCGTATCAATGCAGCCTGCCGCCTCAACGGCATCAGCTACTCCGTCTTCATCTCCGGCCTCAAGCGCGCGGGCAACGGCCTCGATCGCAAGATCCTCGCCGACATCGCCGCCAATGACGCCGCAGGCTTCGCCGCCCTCGTCGCCCAGGCCAAGGCAGCTCCCAAGGCTCAGCCCAAGGTCAAGACCGCAGCGTAGTCCTCGCGTAATTTCACAGAATCGGCACGACTTCGGTCGTGCCGATTCTTTTTTCTTGCCCATCCATCAGTTATCCTGCAAGTATGCCAACCTCCAGATCCAGCGATGCTCCCGCCGAGGCCTCCGCGACCTTCGAATCCTGGGGACGCTATCCCAAGTACTCTGCCCGCATCATCCCCCTCGCCTGGCAGAACGACTTTCCCAACAACATCCGCGGCCTCCACAACGGAGTCATCCCCGCCGGCATGGGACGCAGCTACGGCGACGTCGGCCTCCTCAAGGACGGCAACCTCCTCCTGACCACCGGCATGGATCGCCTCCTCGCCTTCGACCCCGAGACCGGCATCCTCACCGCCGAGTCCGGCATCACCCTCGCCCAGATCCTCGACTTCGCCGTCCCCCGCGGCTTCTTCCTGCCCGTCACCCCCGGCACCAAATACGTCACGCTCGGCGGCGCCATCGCCAACGACATCCACGGCAAAAACCACGAGCTGGCCGGCTCTTTCGGCAATCACGTCCCGTGTTTCGAGCTCGTCCGCTCCGACGGCTCCCGCCGCCTCTGCTCCGCCACCGAGAACCCCGACTTCTACGCCGCCACCATCGGCGGCATGGGCCTTACCGGCCTCATCACCTGGGCCCAGCTCCGGATGAAGCCCATCGTCTCCCGCCTCATCGACTACGAGGGCATCCAGTACCACGGCATCGACGAGTTCCTCGCGCTCAAGGAGAAGTACAAGCACGTCGAATACACCGTCTCCTGGGTCGACTGCGTCTCCACCGGCAAGAACTTCGCGCGTGGCGTCATGATGGTCGGCGACCACACCAAGGAGCCCGGCCCGCTGCCCCAGACCCCCGAGCCCAAGCTCGCCGTCCCCTTCGACCTGCCCGGCTTCCTCCTCAACAAAACGACGGTTTCGATGTTCAACACCGCGTTCTTTCACAAACAGATCAAGTCCCACGTCGTCACCAAGCAGGACTACGAGCCCTTCTTTTACCCGCTCGACAAGGTTCTGCACTGGAATCGCGGCTACGGCAAAAACGGCCTCCTCCAGTTCCAGTACGCCATCCCCTGGGAAGGCGCCGTCGAGGGAACCGTCGCCATCCTCAAGGAGATCGCCAAGTCCGGTCTCGCCAGCTTCCTCGCCGTCCTCAAGGCCTTCGGCGACATCCCATCGCTCGGCATGATGAGCTTCCCCACCCCCGGCATCATGTTCGCCCTCGACTTCCCCATCAAGGACAACATCAGTTTTCCCCTCATGCAGCGCCTCGGCGACATGACCCGCGACTACGGCGGCCGACTCTACTCCGCCAAGGACGCCTGCATGACCCCCGAGCAGTTCCGTGCCTTCTACCCCAACTGGCAGAACTTCGCCCGCTACCGTGACCCCGCCTTCACCTCCTCCTACTGGGAGCGCGTCACCGGAGAGACCCCCACCCTATGAGTACCGCGATCCAGACCTCCACCCCCAAGAAGATCCTCGTCCTCGGAGCCACCTCCGGTATCGCCGAAGCCACCTGCCGCCTCTGGGCCGCGGAGGGCGCAGCCCTCTTCCTCGTCGCCCGCAACGAGGAAAAGCTCGCCGCCGTAGCCGCCGATCTCAAGGTGCGCGGAGCCTCCTATATTGGCACCGCCGTCGCCGACCTCGACGACACCGACCAACACCCCGCGCTCCTCGCCCACGCCATCAACTCGCTGGCCGGTATGGACATCGCCTACCTCGCCCACGGCATCCTCGGAGATCAGACCGCCGCCGAGCAGGACTTCGCCACCGCCGCCCAGATCATCCACACCAACTTCGTCTCGCCGGTCTCGCTCCTCACCTGGCTCGCGAACTACTGCGTCCAGCGCAAGTCCGGTGTCCTTGCCGTTATCTCCTCGGTGGCCGGAGACCGTGGCCGCAAGTCCAACTACTTATATGGATCGTCGAAGGCCGGCCTCACCGCCTTCCTCGCCGGCCTCCGCAACCGCATCGACCGCGAGGGCGTCACCGTCCTGACGATCAAGCCCGGCCCCATCAAGACCGCGATGACCGCCACCATGAAGGGCGCGGAGAAGTTCGCCGACGTCAATCAGACCGCCAAAACCATCGCCGGCGCCATCGCGGCGAAAAAGGACAACCTGTACGTCCCGTTCCAGTGGCAACCGATCATGTTTGTTATCCGCAACATACCAGACCGCATCTTCAAAAAACTCAATCTCTGAGACCCTCGGCGCACATTTTCAAAGACGATGCCCTCCCCCCATACCCCGCTCCCAGCGGGGTATGTTATTTTCAACGATTTCCATAGAGCAATCCGAAGGGGATTATTGCAATACGTGGATTTATCCAGAAATTCATAGAATGTTTGCGTGGCATAGACGCTGAAAAACAAACGAAAGCTTACGAAACCCCCATATTTTTTTAGTTCCAGGTTTGGCGCATAACGTGCTCTCAGTCTTCCAGTGTGCGCTCCCGAGCTGCACTCCACCGTTTCATTGAATCCGTCAGAGTGACTTGCCAAAGCTGTTCTCTGGAATAAAGAAGCGATAGTCGATAACTAGGAGCAACAAGACATGGACTTTAGAAAATTTACATCGGTGGCCATTTTGACAGCCGCTCTCGCGCTTTCCGCGGGAAGCGCCTATGGCCAGACCAGTAAGGGAATTCTCGTTGGTGTCGTTCGCGATTCTTCGGGTGCCGTTATCCCCAACGCGACCGTAAAGATCGTTGGTAACTCCGACGGCGCCGTCCGCACCATCACCACCAAGGGCGATGGAAGCTACCGCATTGAAGCTCTCGATCCAGAGAACTACACCGTGACCGCCTCTCAGACGGGCTTCGCAGGCTATTCGGCTGCAAACGTCATCGTTTCGCCGTCGCAGGTCACCACCTACGATATGAAGCTCTCCATCGGCGGAGCAAACGATGTGGTCAGCGTCGAAGCAGACTCCATCTCGATCAACACCGAGAACGGCCAGCTAACCGGTCTCGTGAATTCTACAGATCTCGCCAAGCTTCCTATCTTTTCGCTGAACCCGTATGAGCTGGCCACGACCGTCCCCGGCGCTCAGGTCGTCAGCAACAGCGGCTTTTCAAACGGACAGGGCCTTCAGGTCAACGGTGCACGTCCCCGCGCCAACAACTTCCTCCTCGACAGCCAGGAGATCAACGACGTAGGTATCGGCGGTCAGGCCTTCCAGCCCACCATCCCGGACTCCTTCGAGTCGGTTGCCGTCTTGACGAGTGCTGCGTCCGCAGAATACGGTCGCGCCGGCGGTGCGGTCGTCAACCTCGTCACCAAGCAAGGAACGAACGCCTACCATGGTTCGGTCTATGAGCGTTACGCGGGCTCGGGTATCAATGCTCTTGGTGGCCAGGAGCGCGGATCCGATAACCCGAAGGCGCGTTTCAACACCCACACCTACGGCTTCACCGCAGGCGGACCGATCTTCAAAGATAAGCTCTTTGTCTTCGGTGGCCTTGAACTGCAGCGCTACTACGGAAGCCAGACCGCGAACCTCCTTCAACTCCCCGATGCATCTGGTTATGCCACGCTGCAGAAGATTGGCGGTCCCCAGGTTGCGTTGCTGAGCCAGTACCTCAGCAATGGCAGCTATCTGACGACCTACAACCAGGTTGCCGGCCGCACCGTGGTCACGACCAACGTCGGTCCCCAGAACGGCTGCCCCACCACCGGTTGCATCATCACGACCAACACCTTCCAGCGCCCGAATGCAAGCACCAGCAACCCCGACACCCAGTGGACCTACCGGGTCGACTACAAGCCCTGGGAGAAGGACAGCGTTGGTTTCCGCTACCTGCATGATCGCTCCTCCTTCAGCCCCGACTTCCAGAACAACGGTTCCGCACTTGCGGGCTTCGATACCCAGCAGGGTGGTCCCGCTGAGCTTGGAGCAGGCTACTGGACGCACATCTTTGGACCGAACGTCATCAACGAGTTCCGTGTAGCTGAGACGCGTCTGAGCTTTGCGTTCGCTCCTACCGCAGCGACCCAGGCGAACCCGCTCTTTGCCCTTCAGACGATCAACATCTCTGGGCTCCCCTCCTTGGGACCGAACCAGAACTTCCCCCAGGGCCGTGGCGAAGACTTGTATCAGCTCCAGGACACTGTCGGCTGGACGAAGGGACGTCAGTCGCTCCGCATCGGCTTCGATATCGGACGCCAGCTGGAGAAGGATCTTGTCTCGCAGAACGCCAAGGGTACCCTTACCTTCGCCAAAGGCGGCACGAACGCAAATGGAGTCAGCTACATCTCCGCGCTGGGCAACTTCCTCCAGAACCAGCTTGGACCTTCCGGAACGGCGACAAGGACCTTTGGCCCGACCCGTATCGATCCGCACGGCTGGCGCTCAGGCTTCTTCGCGCAGGACGACATCAAGCTGAATGCTGACCTGACCGTCAACATCGGCATCCGCTACGACTACCTCACCAACCCGGAGAACTCGCTGCAGTACCCCGGTATCGATCCCACCAACCCTCTTGGAATTCTTGTTGCCCCGACAGCGGTCGGACAGCCCGCCACCGCAACGGTCAACAAAATCAAGAATGATAAGAACAACGTCTCGCCTCGCTTCGGCTTTGCCTACGCGCCCCATGCCGGTGGTTTGTTCGCAGACGGCAAGTCGGTCATCCGTGGCGGCTTCGGTATCTTCTACGATAGCGACTTCAGCAACTT
This window harbors:
- a CDS encoding FAD-binding oxidoreductase, yielding MPTSRSSDAPAEASATFESWGRYPKYSARIIPLAWQNDFPNNIRGLHNGVIPAGMGRSYGDVGLLKDGNLLLTTGMDRLLAFDPETGILTAESGITLAQILDFAVPRGFFLPVTPGTKYVTLGGAIANDIHGKNHELAGSFGNHVPCFELVRSDGSRRLCSATENPDFYAATIGGMGLTGLITWAQLRMKPIVSRLIDYEGIQYHGIDEFLALKEKYKHVEYTVSWVDCVSTGKNFARGVMMVGDHTKEPGPLPQTPEPKLAVPFDLPGFLLNKTTVSMFNTAFFHKQIKSHVVTKQDYEPFFYPLDKVLHWNRGYGKNGLLQFQYAIPWEGAVEGTVAILKEIAKSGLASFLAVLKAFGDIPSLGMMSFPTPGIMFALDFPIKDNISFPLMQRLGDMTRDYGGRLYSAKDACMTPEQFRAFYPNWQNFARYRDPAFTSSYWERVTGETPTL
- a CDS encoding TonB-dependent receptor, translating into MAILTAALALSAGSAYGQTSKGILVGVVRDSSGAVIPNATVKIVGNSDGAVRTITTKGDGSYRIEALDPENYTVTASQTGFAGYSAANVIVSPSQVTTYDMKLSIGGANDVVSVEADSISINTENGQLTGLVNSTDLAKLPIFSLNPYELATTVPGAQVVSNSGFSNGQGLQVNGARPRANNFLLDSQEINDVGIGGQAFQPTIPDSFESVAVLTSAASAEYGRAGGAVVNLVTKQGTNAYHGSVYERYAGSGINALGGQERGSDNPKARFNTHTYGFTAGGPIFKDKLFVFGGLELQRYYGSQTANLLQLPDASGYATLQKIGGPQVALLSQYLSNGSYLTTYNQVAGRTVVTTNVGPQNGCPTTGCIITTNTFQRPNASTSNPDTQWTYRVDYKPWEKDSVGFRYLHDRSSFSPDFQNNGSALAGFDTQQGGPAELGAGYWTHIFGPNVINEFRVAETRLSFAFAPTAATQANPLFALQTINISGLPSLGPNQNFPQGRGEDLYQLQDTVGWTKGRQSLRIGFDIGRQLEKDLVSQNAKGTLTFAKGGTNANGVSYISALGNFLQNQLGPSGTATRTFGPTRIDPHGWRSGFFAQDDIKLNADLTVNIGIRYDYLTNPENSLQYPGIDPTNPLGILVAPTAVGQPATATVNKIKNDKNNVSPRFGFAYAPHAGGLFADGKSVIRGGFGIFYDSDFSNFVTNAAQSAPNAPTGTLTSTTGAGLANATSLVSTIPANLTLTSSVTSVVTNMVNPVTYQYNLGVEHQFPANIFLAIRYVGSRSNKLFANQQYNYFSGLTGKRLNPNYGAIVARGNFADSNYNSLQVEGAHLFSHGFQIRANYTYSKTLDDGSEIFTPDGSDTSYTANLAPGGRRQDYGPSAYDHRHYAVISYVWSPVGLHTTNAIGNAALGLLTRHWTVSGTSRFQSGIYGNFGTYGIDINGDGSSTNDRAIVSNKNAPLESGGIDGAFVGGTTGTYYDLATVNGPVGNLVVVNPSNVHFLIPYGPNNQYLSQEIGRNSYSNPGSMNNDLALEKGVGLSYLHLERGKLVLRAEVQNIANHNNIGYLDSRVTDIGTGNFLNRKNGLEDAGRQMFLWAKIQF
- the rplT gene encoding 50S ribosomal protein L20, encoding MPRVKRSTKRSDRRKKILKRASGYFLTKSKLYQAAQEAVERGLKFAYTGRKQKKRQYRALWIVRINAACRLNGISYSVFISGLKRAGNGLDRKILADIAANDAAGFAALVAQAKAAPKAQPKVKTAA
- the rpmI gene encoding 50S ribosomal protein L35 codes for the protein MPKLKTHSGAAKRFKKTASGKFKRGQSKMRHILTSKATKTKRKLGGGALISVADNPKVARMLPYA
- a CDS encoding SDR family oxidoreductase, producing the protein MSTAIQTSTPKKILVLGATSGIAEATCRLWAAEGAALFLVARNEEKLAAVAADLKVRGASYIGTAVADLDDTDQHPALLAHAINSLAGMDIAYLAHGILGDQTAAEQDFATAAQIIHTNFVSPVSLLTWLANYCVQRKSGVLAVISSVAGDRGRKSNYLYGSSKAGLTAFLAGLRNRIDREGVTVLTIKPGPIKTAMTATMKGAEKFADVNQTAKTIAGAIAAKKDNLYVPFQWQPIMFVIRNIPDRIFKKLNL